A window from Nycticebus coucang isolate mNycCou1 chromosome X, mNycCou1.pri, whole genome shotgun sequence encodes these proteins:
- the LOC128578477 gene encoding EKC/KEOPS complex subunit LAGE3-like, with the protein MQDSGGGAANTGGEMGQAGAAGDPRNPRDAGAWGGEGAEGAVAEGPHPVEGTFQAASQDPGPSGETLEAAASSEGAPECRLQEFALVVPFLTFMEAEMARWYLAPGVEPLGGAVHREFTVIGNDLFICLSAENSVLLQISVASLLNQLSVVAQTVRRCVSRFIAEPRLGKGR; encoded by the exons ATGCAGGACTCAGGTGGTGGTGCAGCCAATACAGGCGGTGAGATGGGCCAAGCTGGTGCAGCGGGCGACCCCAGAAACCCCAGGGACGCTGGAGCCTGGGGCGGAGAAGGAGCAGAGGGTGCTGTGGCTGAGGGCCCTCACCCGGTGGAGGGGACATTCCAGGCTGCCTCGCAGGATCCAGGGCCGAGTGGGGAGACTCTGGAGGCGGCCGCGTCCTCGGAAGGAGCCCCAGAATGCAGATTGCAGGAATT CGCCCTCGTGGTGCCCTTCCTGACCTTCATGGAGGCGGAGATGGCCCGGTGGTATCTGGCCCCAGGAGTGGAACCCCTCGGCGGGGCAGTTCACCGGGAGTTCACTGTGATAGGCAATGACTTGTTCAT CTGCTTAAGTGCTGAAAACTCTGTCCTCCTCCAAATTTCCGTGGCCTCCCTGCTCAACCAGCTTTCGGTGGTGGCGCAGACTGTGCGCCGCTGCGTATCCCGGTTCATCGCTGAGCCTCGGCTGGGAAAGGGCCGTTAA